In Amycolatopsis sp. FBCC-B4732, the genomic stretch CGACGTACGGCTCGAGCGCCCACGCGCTCGGCCGGAACCCGTCGCGGTAGCGGTTCACGGCTTCGGCCAGCGCCCGTTTTCCGCGGACGGGCGCGATCACCAGCGGCAGCCCGAGTTCCGCGGCGAGGTCCGCGCCGGAGCCGGTGGCCAGCAGGAACGGCGGTACGCGCAGCCCTTCGGCGGGGTAGGCGTGGACGCCCGGGTAGCCGTGCTCGCCGGTGAAGAACCCGAGCAGCTCGCGCACCTGCGCGGCGAACCCGTCGGCGGCGTCCTTGCCTTGCCCCAGCGCGTCGCGGACCCCGCCGGTGAAGCCGACGGACCGGCCGAGCCCCATGTCGATCCGGCCCGGGTGAAGCGCTTCCAGCACCCCGAACTGCTCGGCGACGACCAGCGGCCGGTGGTTCGGCAGCATGACCCCGCCGGTCCCGACGCGGATCCGCGAGGTCGCCCCGGCGACGGCGGCGGCGAGCACGGTCGGCGCGGACCCGGCGACCCCGGGCACGCCATGGTGCTCGGACACCCAGAACCGGTGGTACCCCAGCCGTTCGATGCCCGCGGCGAACGCGACGGTGTCCCGCAGCGCCCGCGCGGGACCGCCGTCCCGCCGCACGGGCGAGCGATCCAGGACCGAGAACTTCACACGGGGTGCAACGCGCCGCCGTGACCGGGATTCCCGTCAGGGGCGCCAGCGCTCGCTGTAGTCCGGGTGGTCGGCGTAGGGCAGCGCCAGCAGGCGCAGGGTGAGGCACCAGTTGGAGCCGGCCTCGTCGGCGGGCACGTGGCAGGTCTCACACCAGTATTCGCTGCCGTAGAGCGGAAACCCGGGGACCTTCTCCGACACCGTGGTGCGGTGGGCGAGCAGGATCCGCCGGGTCGCTTCGATCTCGTTGATCATCTGGTTGACCGCGTCGAGGTCGAGATCGCTGAGCCCGCGGATCCGCTGCTCCACGGCGACCTTGGTCTCCCCGCGGTTCATCGCGTCGCCGGCCTTCGCCTTGTTGACGG encodes the following:
- a CDS encoding LLM class flavin-dependent oxidoreductase encodes the protein MKFSVLDRSPVRRDGGPARALRDTVAFAAGIERLGYHRFWVSEHHGVPGVAGSAPTVLAAAVAGATSRIRVGTGGVMLPNHRPLVVAEQFGVLEALHPGRIDMGLGRSVGFTGGVRDALGQGKDAADGFAAQVRELLGFFTGEHGYPGVHAYPAEGLRVPPFLLATGSGADLAAELGLPLVIAPVRGKRALAEAVNRYRDGFRPSAWALEPYVVVSSAIAVADSAADARRLLVSEAWATVYSRSHGVFPPLDPPSDVLATPMTDRERRRLEETLDGQISGTPAEVRDRLGALIEAAGADEVLATTAAYDQSARLDSFAALARSAELPALV
- a CDS encoding DUF6221 family protein, with protein sequence MDDLIAFLAARVGARQAMIMQAVNKAKAGDAMNRGETKVAVEQRIRGLSDLDLDAVNQMINEIEATRRILLAHRTTVSEKVPGFPLYGSEYWCETCHVPADEAGSNWCLTLRLLALPYADHPDYSERWRP